One Calditrichia bacterium DNA window includes the following coding sequences:
- a CDS encoding dihydrofolate reductase has protein sequence MRKVVLFIACSLDNYIAGKNHEIDWLFTDRDYGYDDFIAGVDTVIMGRKTFDVAQSFGEYPYPDQKGIVFSRSKAGQKTQHVTFVDDDIAAVVQSLKAQPGKDIWLVGGAQLTMAFLQQNLIDEFVISVHPVLLGDGIPLFPAGFSRQDLAFENCQIFNTGLVQLTYSRR, from the coding sequence ATGCGAAAAGTTGTGCTGTTTATCGCCTGTAGTTTGGATAATTATATCGCCGGAAAAAATCACGAAATCGACTGGCTGTTTACCGATCGCGATTATGGTTACGACGATTTTATCGCCGGGGTGGACACGGTAATTATGGGGCGAAAAACCTTCGATGTCGCGCAGTCTTTTGGCGAATATCCCTATCCCGATCAAAAAGGGATCGTGTTTTCCCGGAGTAAAGCCGGGCAAAAAACGCAACATGTGACATTTGTGGATGATGATATCGCCGCTGTTGTGCAATCGCTGAAAGCCCAGCCGGGAAAAGATATTTGGCTGGTTGGCGGCGCGCAGTTGACTATGGCATTTTTGCAGCAAAACTTGATCGATGAGTTTGTGATTTCCGTGCATCCGGTGCTGCTCGGCGATGGCATTCCGCTGTTTCCGGCGGGATTTTCCCGGCAAGATCTGGCGTTCGAAAATTGCCAGATTTTCAACACGGGTTTGGTGCAACTCACTTATTCCCGGCGATGA
- a CDS encoding fatty acid desaturase — MKYDKQQISRTGFAIAAGIILLWAANLVFWVSRDLSALPLALVPLGIVLQIFLYTGLFITAHDAMHGCVTPANHGLNNAIGTLCVALYALFSFNKLHEKHWEHHRHPASGDDPDFHDGEHPQFLSWYGHFLWSYISWWQVAGMALIFNVLEHVAGVPALNLVLFWVIPSLLSTFQLFYFGTFLPHREEEAGFSDEHRARSNSFSPLLSLLTCYHFGGYHWEHHAYPHVPWWKLPATRKNAVTTHRVAE; from the coding sequence ATGAAATACGACAAACAACAAATTTCCCGAACCGGATTTGCCATCGCCGCAGGAATTATTTTGCTGTGGGCGGCGAATTTGGTTTTCTGGGTTTCCCGCGATTTGAGTGCGCTGCCGTTGGCGCTGGTGCCGTTGGGTATTGTGCTGCAAATTTTTCTGTACACCGGTTTGTTCATCACCGCGCACGATGCGATGCACGGCTGCGTAACGCCCGCCAATCACGGGTTGAACAATGCCATCGGCACGCTTTGCGTTGCGCTGTATGCGTTGTTTTCATTCAACAAATTGCACGAAAAACATTGGGAGCACCACCGCCATCCCGCCAGCGGCGACGATCCCGATTTTCACGATGGCGAGCACCCGCAGTTTCTGAGCTGGTACGGCCATTTTTTGTGGAGTTACATTAGCTGGTGGCAGGTTGCCGGAATGGCGTTGATTTTCAATGTGCTGGAACATGTGGCCGGCGTTCCGGCGCTCAATCTGGTGTTGTTTTGGGTGATTCCCTCGCTGTTAAGCACGTTCCAATTGTTTTATTTTGGAACGTTTTTGCCACATCGCGAGGAAGAAGCCGGTTTTAGCGATGAGCACCGGGCGCGAAGCAATTCGTTCAGTCCGTTGCTGTCATTGTTGACGTGCTATCATTTTGGCGGGTATCATTGGGAGCACCATGCGTATCCGCATGTGCCGTGGTGGAAATTGCCGGCAACGCGCAAAAATGCGGTTACGACTCACCGAGTAGCTGAGTGA
- a CDS encoding carotenoid biosynthesis protein, with amino-acid sequence MNKELRIENNWRNAEMLKIGGLYFFLLAGGLWHVLGVFQTVMRISAGAVITGLALWVAWEVWQIFADSGIRRKFAIWCSAVVLATFWIEFAGVHTGEIFGSYEYGATLQPQIGSVPVAIGFAWLVMLISSVAVAQRLLPQKWLANLPLFVVAIGVLMVLFDAVMEPAAIRLNYWHWFGATVPLKNYLAWFVVSAVFAGIAFRWQLFRQSLPKIAFHAYVAQFLYFAIVLFA; translated from the coding sequence ATGAACAAAGAATTACGTATCGAAAATAACTGGCGCAATGCCGAAATGCTGAAAATCGGCGGGCTGTATTTTTTTCTGCTGGCGGGCGGATTGTGGCATGTGCTCGGCGTTTTCCAAACGGTGATGCGCATTTCCGCCGGCGCGGTAATTACCGGATTGGCGCTGTGGGTGGCGTGGGAAGTGTGGCAAATTTTCGCGGATTCCGGCATTCGCCGGAAATTTGCGATATGGTGCAGCGCAGTCGTTTTGGCAACATTTTGGATTGAATTTGCGGGCGTTCACACCGGCGAAATTTTCGGGAGTTACGAATACGGCGCAACGCTCCAGCCGCAAATCGGCAGTGTGCCCGTTGCCATCGGTTTTGCCTGGCTGGTGATGCTGATTTCGTCCGTTGCGGTTGCGCAGCGATTGTTACCCCAAAAATGGCTTGCAAATCTGCCGCTGTTCGTCGTCGCTATCGGTGTGCTGATGGTGCTGTTCGACGCGGTGATGGAACCCGCTGCGATTCGCCTCAACTACTGGCACTGGTTCGGCGCAACTGTTCCGCTGAAAAATTATCTCGCATGGTTTGTGGTTAGCGCCGTTTTTGCGGGCATTGCGTTCCGGTGGCAACTGTTTCGCCAATCGCTGCCAAAAATCGCGTTTCATGCGTATGTTGCGCAATTTCTATATTTCGCAATAGTGCTTTTTGCCTGA
- a CDS encoding glycosyltransferase — MITLGYIVLGVLSLLLLITIFNAITAPQLRKSPQPVAFPRVSVLVPARNEAENIGNCLSGLLAQDYPDVEIIVLDDHSTDETAEIAHRWQQRSPNLRLISGAPLPDGWLGKNWACHQLSEAASGDILIFADADTRHQPSAIRGTVGWMQRQQLGMLTAFLTQTTGTWAEKLAVPLIYLLVYSSLPLWLTRFSRSQSTVAANGQWIAFTRDAYEKLGGHTAVRSEIVEDMCLGRLAKSKHINQLAVSAADVIRCRMYHSADEVFQGFSKNLFGIVNYRLSGLVLLLGVLLFTGVLPFGLLFVPGVANLGIVAVALLLAIRIIAGWRFGISGGWGMLAHPFGVLLVCAIAFRSLWQYRNGGIRWKGREIRSKPDAMLHEQIQ, encoded by the coding sequence ATGATTACACTTGGCTACATTGTATTGGGTGTGCTGAGCCTGCTGTTGCTCATCACTATCTTCAACGCGATTACGGCGCCGCAATTGCGAAAATCGCCGCAACCGGTCGCGTTTCCACGGGTTTCCGTGCTGGTTCCGGCGCGCAACGAAGCGGAAAATATCGGCAACTGCCTGAGCGGTTTGCTGGCGCAAGATTACCCGGATGTTGAAATAATTGTGTTGGATGATCATTCGACCGACGAAACCGCAGAAATTGCCCACCGCTGGCAACAGCGATCCCCAAATTTGCGACTCATTTCCGGTGCGCCGCTGCCCGATGGTTGGCTCGGGAAAAACTGGGCGTGTCACCAGTTGAGCGAAGCCGCCAGCGGCGATATTTTAATTTTCGCGGATGCGGACACTCGCCACCAACCGTCGGCGATTCGCGGAACCGTGGGTTGGATGCAGCGCCAGCAACTCGGCATGCTCACCGCTTTTTTAACGCAGACAACCGGCACATGGGCGGAAAAACTGGCGGTGCCGCTCATTTATTTGCTCGTTTACAGCTCGCTGCCGCTGTGGCTCACGCGATTTTCACGATCGCAATCGACTGTTGCGGCGAACGGCCAGTGGATTGCGTTCACCCGCGACGCATACGAAAAGCTCGGCGGACACACAGCCGTTCGCAGCGAAATTGTGGAAGACATGTGTTTGGGACGATTAGCTAAATCTAAACATATCAATCAGTTGGCGGTTTCGGCTGCCGACGTGATTCGTTGCCGGATGTATCATTCGGCAGATGAGGTTTTTCAGGGATTTTCGAAGAATTTGTTCGGCATCGTTAATTACCGGTTGAGTGGTTTGGTGCTGTTGCTTGGCGTTCTGTTGTTCACCGGTGTTCTGCCTTTTGGCTTGCTATTTGTTCCGGGCGTTGCGAATTTGGGCATTGTCGCAGTTGCGCTGTTGTTGGCGATCCGCATCATCGCCGGGTGGCGTTTTGGCATTTCCGGCGGTTGGGGAATGTTGGCGCATCCGTTTGGCGTGCTGCTGGTTTGTGCGATCGCTTTTCGCTCGCTGTGGCAATATCGAAATGGCGGCATTCGCTGGAAAGGGCGCGAAATTCGCTCCAAACCGGATGCGATGCTTCACGAACAAATTCAATAG
- a CDS encoding phytoene/squalene synthase family protein has protein sequence MKFWSDPKCKTAFEHARMLTAYYSKSFYISARMLPTERRWATFALYGFCRYADNLIDNPRHRSNAELLEELNNFRTELEVAYRTGESEHPIICPFIIVAKKYGIPMEYPLDLLEGVKMDICNTRYETFDDLYLFCYRVAGVVGLMMTHVLGYKNENAFYYAEKLGIAMQLTNILRDIKEDKEMGRIYLPLSEMHVIGVSEDDILNERMTPQMHKLMRLYVQRAQRFYEEAAPGIPMLLRQSQFAIYSASKIYSGILMKIEARDFNPFLGRVFVPQMKKVGIMLREIIRTRLLPQGKPKPIWEYETAE, from the coding sequence GTGAAATTCTGGTCTGATCCAAAATGTAAGACCGCATTTGAACATGCACGGATGCTGACTGCGTATTACTCCAAAAGCTTTTATATTTCCGCACGGATGCTCCCGACCGAGCGGCGCTGGGCAACCTTTGCCCTGTATGGATTTTGCCGCTATGCGGACAATTTGATCGATAATCCCCGCCATCGCAGCAACGCGGAATTGCTGGAGGAACTCAATAATTTTCGTACGGAGCTGGAAGTTGCCTATCGCACCGGCGAGTCCGAACACCCGATTATTTGCCCGTTCATTATCGTCGCGAAAAAATATGGCATTCCCATGGAATACCCGTTAGATTTGCTCGAAGGCGTGAAAATGGACATCTGCAACACCCGTTACGAAACCTTCGACGATTTGTATTTGTTCTGCTATCGCGTTGCGGGTGTGGTCGGATTGATGATGACCCACGTTCTCGGCTACAAAAACGAAAACGCGTTTTATTACGCGGAAAAACTGGGCATCGCGATGCAGCTCACCAATATTTTGCGCGATATCAAGGAAGATAAAGAAATGGGACGCATTTACCTGCCGCTCAGCGAAATGCACGTTATCGGCGTATCCGAAGATGATATTTTGAACGAGCGAATGACCCCGCAAATGCACAAATTGATGCGATTGTATGTGCAGCGCGCCCAGCGGTTTTATGAAGAAGCCGCACCGGGAATCCCGATGCTGTTGCGCCAGTCGCAATTTGCGATCTATTCCGCCAGCAAAATTTACAGCGGTATTTTAATGAAAATTGAGGCACGCGATTTCAATCCCTTTCTCGGGCGCGTTTTTGTTCCGCAAATGAAAAAAGTGGGCATCATGCTCCGGGAAATTATCCGTACGCGACTGTTGCCGCAGGGCAAACCCAAACCCATTTGGGAATACGAAACCGCGGAATAA
- the crtI gene encoding phytoene desaturase translates to MKKAVVIGSGFGGLSAAIRLQARGFQVSLFEKNAMVGGHAYQFKKDGYTFDMGPSLITAPEIIQEVFQSAGRDMKDYLDLIYLDPFYRIYFHDGRFMDYSGDSEKMKREMAKFSPEDAANYDKFIDYVEKLYKAVIVDRLGAKPFDFPTMLQFLPQALKLNALLPAYSVVKKYFKHENNRFAFSFHPLFIGGSPFRSPSVYLMIPYLEKHGGVWFTKGGMYSLVRAFESLLSEIGGQIYTNSEVQEIVVKNGKACGVYVNGEFHEADVVVSNAHFAHTYSDLIKPENRRRWTDKRVKKLAYGMSTWLLYLGVKKQYPQLLHHTLILSERYKGLVKDIFDNKILPEDFSMYLHVPTRTDAEMAPPGCESMYVLIPVPNLQGDIDWEKTNQPFTEKVLDFLEKDFGLDGLRENIEVMETFTPLDFAAKRNNYLGSAWGVEPKLTQTASFRPGNRSEDVKGLYLVGANTHPGAGVPGVLLTAAATDRAIAEDLGLPVFPASVEESLIEAV, encoded by the coding sequence ATGAAAAAAGCAGTTGTCATCGGTTCAGGATTTGGCGGGCTGTCCGCCGCCATTCGTTTGCAGGCGCGCGGGTTTCAGGTGTCGTTGTTCGAGAAAAACGCAATGGTCGGTGGACACGCCTATCAATTTAAAAAAGATGGCTACACCTTCGATATGGGACCGTCGCTGATCACCGCGCCGGAAATTATTCAGGAAGTGTTCCAGTCTGCCGGTCGCGATATGAAAGATTATCTCGATCTGATTTACCTCGATCCGTTTTACCGGATTTATTTTCACGACGGCAGATTTATGGATTACTCCGGCGACAGCGAAAAAATGAAACGGGAAATGGCCAAATTCAGCCCGGAAGACGCTGCCAATTACGATAAATTTATCGATTACGTCGAGAAATTATACAAAGCCGTGATTGTCGACCGGCTCGGTGCAAAGCCGTTTGACTTCCCGACGATGCTGCAATTTCTGCCGCAGGCGCTGAAACTGAATGCGCTGTTGCCTGCGTATTCGGTGGTCAAAAAATATTTCAAGCATGAGAACAATCGTTTTGCGTTTTCCTTTCACCCGCTGTTTATCGGCGGCAGCCCGTTCCGTTCGCCATCGGTGTATTTGATGATCCCGTATCTCGAAAAACACGGCGGTGTGTGGTTCACCAAAGGCGGGATGTATTCGCTGGTTCGGGCGTTCGAAAGCTTGCTTTCGGAAATCGGGGGACAAATTTACACCAACAGCGAAGTGCAGGAAATTGTCGTGAAAAACGGCAAAGCCTGCGGTGTTTATGTGAACGGAGAATTTCACGAAGCGGATGTGGTCGTTTCCAACGCCCATTTTGCGCATACGTATAGCGATCTCATCAAGCCGGAAAATCGCCGCCGCTGGACCGACAAACGCGTGAAAAAGCTGGCTTACGGCATGAGCACCTGGCTGCTTTATCTCGGCGTGAAAAAGCAATATCCGCAACTGCTGCACCACACGCTGATTCTTTCCGAGCGATACAAAGGGTTGGTGAAGGATATTTTCGACAATAAAATTTTGCCGGAAGATTTCTCGATGTATCTGCACGTGCCCACCCGCACCGATGCGGAAATGGCGCCGCCCGGCTGCGAGAGCATGTATGTGCTCATTCCCGTGCCGAATTTGCAGGGCGATATCGATTGGGAAAAAACCAACCAGCCGTTCACCGAAAAAGTGCTCGATTTTCTCGAAAAAGATTTCGGTTTGGACGGTTTGCGGGAAAACATCGAAGTGATGGAAACTTTTACGCCGCTCGATTTTGCGGCGAAACGCAACAATTATCTTGGCAGCGCGTGGGGCGTGGAACCGAAGCTCACCCAAACTGCCAGTTTTCGTCCGGGCAATCGCAGCGAGGATGTGAAAGGGCTGTATCTGGTTGGTGCGAACACCCATCCGGGTGCGGGCGTGCCGGGCGTTTTGCTCACCGCCGCCGCGACGGATCGCGCCATCGCGGAAGATCTTGGGCTGCCGGTTTTCCCGGCAAGCGTTGAAGAATCGCTCATCGAAGCGGTTTGA
- a CDS encoding 1-acyl-sn-glycerol-3-phosphate acyltransferase has product MIPAKPARWANIVFSKYLKRLMKRSFNSVQLLGDVPDLAPDLPVLLLPNHSTWWDGFFAYWLNKQLFQRPFYLLMLERELKKYPFFRKVGAFGITQENPKSVIKTMAYARSLLAMDSHPLITIFPQGELLPNMRRPLGYKNGVERILQKYDGRVNVLPLAIRCEFLGKQLPDAHLLFGKNHVFCRDSFPGMQWLEEIEEHVLQDLSQQIETGEIGCNLLTAIPERSKDISITGNFSRDIELLNKPVNLLK; this is encoded by the coding sequence ATGATTCCAGCCAAACCCGCCCGTTGGGCAAACATCGTTTTTTCGAAGTATCTGAAGCGGTTGATGAAACGCAGTTTCAACAGCGTTCAACTGCTCGGCGATGTGCCGGATTTGGCGCCGGATTTGCCCGTTTTGCTGCTGCCCAACCACAGCACCTGGTGGGACGGATTTTTTGCGTATTGGCTCAATAAACAACTGTTTCAACGCCCGTTTTATTTGCTGATGCTGGAACGTGAGCTTAAAAAATACCCGTTTTTCCGGAAAGTCGGGGCATTTGGCATCACTCAGGAAAATCCTAAAAGTGTCATAAAAACAATGGCTTATGCGCGATCTTTGTTGGCGATGGATTCGCATCCGCTGATCACGATATTTCCGCAGGGCGAATTACTGCCAAATATGCGACGGCCGCTCGGCTACAAAAACGGCGTCGAGCGCATTCTCCAAAAATACGATGGTCGGGTGAATGTGCTGCCATTGGCGATCCGCTGCGAATTTTTGGGCAAACAACTGCCCGACGCCCATTTGTTGTTCGGCAAAAATCACGTTTTTTGCCGTGACAGCTTTCCCGGAATGCAGTGGCTGGAAGAAATTGAAGAGCATGTGCTTCAGGATTTGAGCCAGCAAATCGAAACCGGCGAAATCGGTTGCAACTTGCTGACCGCAATTCCTGAGCGTTCGAAAGACATCAGCATCACCGGCAATTTTTCCCGCGATATTGAGCTCTTAAATAAACCTGTTAATTTATTGAAATGA